The following proteins are encoded in a genomic region of Synergistaceae bacterium:
- a CDS encoding general secretion pathway protein GspK, translating to MRTGSLPCSPPSGRRRGVVLISVLLVSVFLVTASLGFAMFTRRTMKRLDRERRMFTARMASEVVMDAAKMLLSLHPGRSHSPLDEQFAERVFDFPDAGVSVTMTIEPLDDKIPINRLFLPDGKTLRRELEVPWESIWTAASAEYLASVVLDFIDEDSEPRLGGEERPDFLNRPILSLEELLLVPGMTPDLLYGYGGRPGLDSLLTVWSSGRINANTAPAEVLSILEGLDGRLAGRIVAGRAETTLESIMDLAQISGLPSDAAPKLMNLISFRSDWFSATFKVAFEDGEVLVFRGILNGKPFQWKTVRWEEPV from the coding sequence ATGAGGACTGGCTCCCTCCCATGTAGTCCTCCGTCGGGCAGGAGGAGAGGAGTGGTGCTGATCTCGGTGCTGCTCGTCTCAGTCTTCCTGGTCACGGCCTCCCTTGGGTTCGCGATGTTCACAAGGCGCACCATGAAGAGGTTGGACCGGGAGCGCCGTATGTTCACGGCTCGCATGGCGTCCGAGGTGGTAATGGATGCCGCGAAGATGTTGCTGTCTTTACATCCGGGGAGATCTCATTCTCCCTTGGATGAGCAGTTTGCCGAGAGGGTCTTCGATTTCCCGGACGCAGGGGTCTCTGTGACCATGACGATCGAGCCCCTGGACGACAAGATACCGATCAACAGGCTTTTTTTGCCGGACGGAAAGACCCTGAGAAGGGAGCTCGAAGTGCCCTGGGAGAGCATCTGGACCGCGGCGAGCGCAGAGTATTTAGCGTCGGTCGTGCTGGATTTTATCGACGAGGACTCCGAGCCTCGCCTGGGAGGCGAGGAGAGACCGGATTTTCTGAATCGGCCTATTCTATCGCTTGAGGAGCTGCTCTTGGTGCCCGGGATGACCCCGGATCTGCTTTACGGTTACGGCGGAAGGCCGGGTCTAGACTCTCTTCTGACCGTATGGTCCTCCGGGCGTATAAACGCGAACACTGCGCCCGCCGAGGTTCTGTCGATCCTGGAGGGGCTCGACGGCAGGCTGGCGGGAAGGATAGTCGCAGGCAGAGCTGAAACAACGCTGGAGTCGATCATGGATCTCGCTCAGATATCAGGCCTCCCCTCAGATGCTGCGCCCAAGCTGATGAACCTCATCTCGTTCCGGAGCGACTGGTTCTCCGCCACATTCAAAGTGGCTTTCGAAGATGGCGAAGTCCTCGTGTTTAGAGGTATACTGAACGGCAAGCCGTTTCAATGGAAAACTGTTCGATGGGAGGAGCCTGTCTAG
- a CDS encoding type II secretion system protein: MKSMIGRRAFTLLEVMISVAILGLSAAAGLRLLAMSARALEEVRLERDNLFLARSLWLKNAAGKLEDRGREDDYSWETAEFGFDRQEDVPEGFSCRKVTLVRTDSLFVRPDGGPGSFVFYLPDMEIAKERAE, encoded by the coding sequence ATGAAGAGTATGATAGGAAGAAGGGCTTTCACTCTCTTGGAGGTAATGATATCCGTGGCCATCCTCGGTCTGTCGGCGGCGGCCGGCTTGAGGCTGCTCGCGATGTCCGCCCGCGCGCTCGAGGAAGTCAGATTAGAACGGGACAATCTCTTCCTTGCCCGCTCTCTATGGCTGAAGAACGCGGCCGGGAAGCTCGAGGACAGGGGAAGAGAGGATGATTATTCCTGGGAGACCGCGGAGTTTGGTTTTGATCGCCAGGAAGATGTGCCGGAGGGCTTTTCGTGCAGGAAGGTGACTCTCGTCAGGACGGATTCGCTTTTCGTTCGTCCGGACGGAGGACCCGGATCGTTCGTTTTTTATCTGCCGGATATGGAGATAGCAAAGGAGAGAGCAGAATGA
- a CDS encoding PDZ domain-containing protein, producing the protein MSGIFGSAVLQPFSRIYSRLKSERAFLFCLRTGAVILFSGIMGYWAAATLGEFLVREEIRGAKALLTAPHLTSGKSDGIGSGALTLKDFVEGDPFLARGLSDFEDDSLEITAGELYDLEGIRLTGTIPGISVWIQEDGKPQMIVLKGHSIKGYDLAEVEEDSIILQKGQATLTVLLRYSGKPSGAKTAPSLGARSTPSKAVAAARPGQQGAISRELVNQLLMDPLEEMKKFRLRPKFNGETAQGVEVQWLDENSILTSLGVKPGDVVQSVNGVEIRNMGDVVNVVNSLMSGSTFDVQVVRGGKPEMLNYNIK; encoded by the coding sequence GTGAGCGGCATCTTTGGTTCGGCGGTTTTACAGCCGTTTAGTCGTATTTACTCCCGGCTGAAATCCGAGAGGGCGTTCCTCTTCTGTCTGCGCACAGGGGCCGTGATCCTGTTCTCCGGCATTATGGGTTACTGGGCGGCCGCAACACTTGGGGAGTTTCTAGTCAGGGAGGAGATAAGGGGGGCCAAAGCGCTCTTAACCGCACCGCATTTGACCTCGGGCAAGAGCGATGGGATCGGGAGCGGTGCTCTGACCCTTAAGGACTTCGTCGAAGGCGACCCGTTTCTCGCCCGGGGCCTTTCCGACTTTGAAGACGACAGCCTCGAGATAACGGCGGGGGAGCTGTACGACTTGGAGGGAATCCGGCTGACCGGTACAATTCCGGGGATATCCGTCTGGATCCAGGAGGATGGCAAGCCTCAGATGATAGTCTTGAAGGGACATTCAATAAAGGGCTACGATCTGGCCGAGGTGGAGGAAGACAGCATCATACTGCAGAAGGGGCAGGCCACTTTGACCGTCCTTCTGCGCTACAGCGGAAAGCCGTCCGGCGCGAAGACCGCACCCTCCCTTGGCGCCAGGTCAACCCCCTCCAAGGCGGTCGCCGCGGCTCGCCCCGGGCAGCAGGGAGCCATATCAAGAGAGCTGGTCAATCAGCTCCTGATGGACCCGCTCGAGGAGATGAAGAAGTTTCGCTTGAGGCCCAAGTTCAACGGCGAGACAGCGCAGGGTGTGGAGGTTCAGTGGCTCGACGAAAACAGCATACTGACGTCGCTCGGTGTCAAGCCCGGAGACGTCGTCCAGTCGGTGAACGGGGTGGAGATTCGCAATATGGGGGATGTGGTAAACGTGGTAAACTCCCTTATGAGCGGCAGTACTTTTGATGTACAAGTGGTTCGGGGAGGAAAACCGGAGATGCTGAATTATAATATTAAATAG
- the feoB gene encoding ferrous iron transport protein B has translation MRRTIALAGNPNTGKSSLFNELTGSNQHVGNWPGVTVERKEGRFRHGGAEVVVVDLPGTYSLGAASLDEQIAADYLLAADARPDLAVVVADASNLERSLYLAVQVLETGLPLVLALNMMDMAVEKGITIDVDRLSTLLGAPVVPTVARRGEGVEELKEMIIASLGGERELPFSLPYGERLSPLFDALELRLSELDAFPPGTPLRTAGVKFVEGDPKVVAALEVRGLAEELGALVEEMGRRIEEDLGYDLQTAVIERRWGFVSGMTAEAVRRDLSLKARLSISDRIDRVVTSRLLGLPLFLLVTWVIFWLTYALGDPVVDLLEGGFEWLGESAGSVLADAGFSGMVSSFVQDGLIGGVGSVVVFFPHIFLLFAFIALLEDSGYMARGAFVMDRVMHLMGLHGKSFIPMLMGFGCNVPSIMATRILEQRRDRMITLLVLPFMSCSARLPVFVLFSGIFFGEHAGTAVFSLYVIGIVVAVLSAKVLGSTLFKGESSQLVMELPPYHVPSASMVLRHAWERSFQFLQKAGTFILLAVVAVWVMASFPSGVEYASTESLVGRVGRLLAPLLAPAGFGFWQAAVALLFGFLAKEVVVGTLGALLGAGEAGLAAGLSALFSPLSAYAFLIMTLLYVPCVAVVAAFRKETGSWGWTLFMVVYTTLVGYGGAVLVFQGGRFLGLG, from the coding sequence ATGAGGAGGACCATAGCCCTTGCGGGCAATCCCAATACGGGCAAGTCGAGCCTGTTCAACGAGCTCACCGGATCCAATCAGCACGTGGGCAACTGGCCCGGAGTTACGGTGGAGCGGAAGGAGGGGAGGTTTCGCCACGGGGGCGCGGAGGTTGTCGTAGTTGATCTTCCAGGTACCTACAGCCTTGGTGCGGCCTCCCTCGATGAGCAGATAGCGGCCGACTATCTGCTCGCCGCCGATGCCCGTCCCGACCTGGCGGTAGTCGTGGCCGACGCGTCCAACCTGGAGAGGAGTCTCTACCTTGCGGTGCAGGTGCTGGAGACCGGCCTGCCCCTGGTTCTCGCGCTCAACATGATGGATATGGCCGTCGAGAAGGGGATCACGATAGACGTCGACCGGCTGTCGACTCTTCTGGGTGCGCCGGTGGTCCCCACCGTTGCGAGAAGGGGAGAGGGGGTCGAGGAGCTCAAGGAGATGATAATCGCGAGCCTCGGCGGAGAGAGGGAGCTTCCCTTTTCTCTTCCCTACGGGGAGAGACTCTCCCCCCTGTTCGATGCCCTCGAGCTCCGGTTGAGCGAGCTTGATGCGTTCCCGCCCGGTACGCCGCTTCGGACGGCGGGCGTGAAGTTCGTGGAGGGGGACCCGAAGGTCGTGGCCGCCCTCGAGGTTCGAGGTTTGGCGGAGGAGCTCGGGGCCCTGGTTGAGGAGATGGGGCGGAGGATCGAGGAGGATCTGGGGTACGACCTGCAGACCGCGGTCATAGAGAGGCGATGGGGCTTCGTCTCAGGCATGACTGCGGAGGCCGTGAGGAGAGACCTTTCGCTGAAGGCCCGGCTTTCGATATCGGACAGGATCGATAGAGTGGTGACCTCCAGGCTGCTCGGGTTGCCGCTCTTTCTCCTGGTCACCTGGGTCATCTTCTGGCTCACCTACGCCCTCGGCGACCCGGTCGTCGACCTTCTGGAAGGGGGCTTCGAATGGCTTGGCGAGTCTGCGGGCAGCGTTTTGGCCGATGCGGGGTTCTCCGGCATGGTTTCGTCCTTTGTTCAGGACGGACTGATCGGCGGAGTCGGGTCGGTGGTCGTATTCTTTCCTCATATCTTCCTGCTGTTCGCCTTCATCGCGCTGTTGGAGGACTCCGGGTACATGGCGCGCGGCGCCTTCGTGATGGACAGAGTGATGCACCTGATGGGGCTGCACGGCAAGAGCTTCATCCCCATGCTGATGGGCTTCGGATGCAACGTCCCCTCGATCATGGCGACCCGAATCCTCGAACAGAGGCGCGATCGAATGATCACGCTCTTGGTGCTGCCCTTCATGAGCTGTTCGGCGCGACTGCCGGTCTTTGTTCTCTTCTCGGGGATATTCTTCGGCGAGCATGCGGGCACCGCCGTATTCTCCCTTTACGTGATAGGCATAGTCGTCGCGGTCCTGTCTGCCAAGGTACTGGGGTCGACTCTTTTTAAAGGAGAGTCGTCGCAGCTGGTGATGGAGCTTCCCCCCTATCACGTTCCCTCGGCCTCGATGGTGCTCCGCCATGCGTGGGAGAGGAGCTTCCAGTTTCTGCAGAAGGCCGGCACCTTCATCCTGCTGGCCGTGGTAGCCGTGTGGGTGATGGCCAGCTTCCCATCCGGCGTGGAGTATGCGTCGACGGAGAGTCTCGTGGGACGCGTCGGCAGACTGCTCGCTCCCCTCCTGGCGCCTGCGGGGTTCGGCTTCTGGCAGGCCGCGGTCGCCCTGCTCTTCGGATTTCTCGCGAAGGAGGTCGTGGTGGGGACTCTGGGGGCACTTCTCGGCGCGGGGGAGGCGGGGTTAGCCGCGGGCCTGTCCGCACTCTTCTCACCCTTGTCGGCCTATGCCTTTCTGATCATGACCCTGCTGTACGTCCCGTGCGTCGCCGTTGTCGCGGCCTTCCGAAAGGAGACGGGGAGCTGGGGCTGGACTCTGTTCATGGTCGTTTACACGACGCTGGTCGGATACGGCGGGGCCGTGCTGGTCTTCCAAGGGGGGAGGTTCCTCGGCCTGGGTTGA
- a CDS encoding HD domain-containing protein translates to MAGMRKTRMPTLGQVFVSSPLIILWGSASEEHPIEYVAGNIERLGLSAEELTSGRTSFYSLIHEEDALGFERLFSEALRAGPDEIRTEYRLARPVGESVWIEDRTLFYRDEDGRSFAYQSSLADITGRKLSEELLRRNNERLARVLEASRICVWEYDPERGIILQADGTDPLRDEDGLARSPQWSMPRELKNGLAELNEGKVQRVEYLGRSPCAKASDSWSVSRAYPVHDEFGRVKSVSGLSIDMGELHRTERRVAMQNERLKLLQSTLLAFMEETDTDRLLAHILEKSLLLARTEHGRIALLEPDEMSYRVVLGRGMMRDFEGSHCPVDTGLCGEIHRTRNKVVIKDYRTYEDRLDDPRLARCSTMIGLPLFRGEVLYGLISVLYQDVPREVDNDFLFDLELFAGSASIALENARLHGDVRRTLNERVRAVGRLNDHIRLVETISEASSLLLSQGEASGVLERALALTARAFDACKAALFRIEPLKDEEMLARLISTSAQEVPEGGSVCVLARLDGEDCFHSLFPLLQEGEVFQGSLDHVDCPERLASFDCEGTAPYLMAVPVNLHGRLWGFLALSFKEQRPSFVTDELDLLKSAAYSMAASESGWELKREEKAGNERLRKTFADVVRTMGRIVGKKDPFTIKHQERVALLASMIGRMLNLDEARCEGLRIAGLVHDVGKIEVAGEILNKPGRLSEVEFELVKTHPRSSYEILRGIDFPWPVADIALQHHERIDGTGYPQGLRGDEILLEARILAVADVVESMASHRPYRPALGLDAAMDEIRSKRGVLYDADAVDACLSLLEERPDILEL, encoded by the coding sequence ATGGCCGGCATGAGGAAGACCAGGATGCCGACTCTGGGCCAGGTGTTCGTATCCAGCCCTCTGATCATCCTGTGGGGCAGTGCCTCGGAGGAGCATCCGATCGAGTACGTCGCCGGCAATATCGAGAGGCTGGGACTCTCCGCGGAGGAGCTGACCAGCGGAAGGACCTCCTTTTACTCGCTCATCCACGAGGAGGACGCCCTCGGCTTCGAACGTCTCTTTTCAGAGGCCTTGCGGGCGGGGCCCGACGAGATTCGGACGGAGTACAGGTTGGCTCGCCCGGTCGGCGAGAGCGTCTGGATCGAGGACAGGACTCTTTTCTACAGGGACGAGGATGGCAGGTCCTTTGCGTACCAGTCAAGCCTTGCCGATATCACCGGGAGAAAGCTCTCCGAGGAGCTTTTGAGGCGGAATAACGAACGATTGGCCCGGGTGCTCGAGGCCTCGAGGATATGCGTGTGGGAGTATGATCCGGAGAGAGGAATCATTCTCCAAGCTGACGGGACTGATCCGCTCAGAGATGAAGACGGCCTCGCTCGCTCCCCTCAATGGAGCATGCCCCGGGAGCTGAAGAACGGGCTAGCCGAGTTGAACGAAGGAAAAGTCCAAAGAGTCGAGTATCTTGGAAGATCTCCCTGTGCAAAAGCGAGCGACTCCTGGTCGGTGTCAAGGGCGTACCCGGTCCACGATGAATTCGGGAGGGTCAAGAGTGTGTCGGGGCTCAGTATCGACATGGGCGAACTGCACAGGACGGAGCGAAGAGTGGCCATGCAGAACGAGAGGTTGAAGCTGCTGCAATCCACGTTGCTCGCGTTCATGGAGGAGACCGACACGGACAGACTCTTGGCTCACATCCTCGAGAAGTCCCTGCTGCTTGCCAGGACCGAACACGGCAGGATCGCCCTGCTGGAGCCGGACGAGATGAGCTATCGAGTGGTCCTTGGGCGTGGAATGATGAGGGATTTCGAGGGAAGCCACTGCCCGGTCGATACCGGGCTGTGTGGGGAGATCCACCGCACCAGGAACAAAGTCGTTATAAAGGACTACCGCACGTACGAGGACAGGTTGGACGACCCGCGCCTGGCTAGGTGCAGCACCATGATAGGGTTGCCCCTGTTCAGGGGGGAGGTTTTGTACGGGCTCATCTCCGTGCTCTACCAGGACGTCCCGCGGGAGGTCGACAACGACTTTCTGTTTGACCTCGAACTTTTCGCCGGGTCAGCCTCCATAGCGCTCGAGAACGCCCGTCTCCACGGCGACGTAAGGCGCACCTTGAATGAACGTGTGCGCGCCGTCGGACGCCTGAACGACCATATAAGGCTCGTTGAGACGATCTCCGAGGCCTCCAGTCTACTGCTCTCCCAGGGCGAGGCCTCGGGGGTCCTTGAACGGGCTCTTGCTCTTACGGCCCGGGCGTTTGACGCCTGCAAGGCGGCTCTTTTCAGGATCGAGCCCTTGAAGGACGAGGAAATGTTAGCCCGACTGATAAGCACCTCGGCACAGGAGGTGCCGGAGGGCGGTTCTGTTTGCGTACTGGCGCGGCTTGACGGGGAGGATTGTTTTCACTCCCTTTTTCCCTTGCTCCAGGAGGGAGAGGTGTTCCAAGGATCCTTGGATCACGTGGATTGCCCGGAGCGTTTAGCCTCTTTCGACTGTGAGGGGACGGCCCCGTACCTTATGGCCGTGCCGGTGAACCTGCACGGCCGCCTGTGGGGTTTTTTGGCTCTCTCATTCAAAGAGCAGCGTCCGAGCTTCGTCACGGATGAATTGGACTTGCTGAAAAGCGCGGCCTACTCCATGGCCGCCTCCGAGAGTGGATGGGAGCTGAAGAGAGAGGAGAAGGCCGGGAACGAAAGGCTTCGGAAGACTTTTGCCGACGTGGTTCGCACGATGGGACGGATAGTCGGCAAGAAGGACCCCTTCACCATAAAACATCAGGAGAGAGTCGCCCTCCTGGCCTCCATGATCGGACGGATGTTGAACCTTGACGAAGCCAGGTGCGAGGGGCTTCGGATAGCAGGACTAGTGCACGATGTCGGGAAGATCGAGGTGGCCGGAGAGATCCTGAACAAGCCCGGTCGCCTCTCCGAGGTCGAGTTCGAGCTGGTGAAGACTCATCCCCGGTCTAGTTACGAGATACTCCGAGGGATCGATTTTCCCTGGCCCGTGGCCGACATAGCTCTTCAACACCATGAGAGGATCGACGGCACCGGCTACCCTCAAGGGCTGAGAGGGGATGAAATACTGCTCGAAGCGAGGATACTCGCCGTTGCCGACGTAGTCGAGTCGATGGCCTCCCACAGGCCGTATCGGCCCGCCCTGGGGCTTGATGCCGCGATGGACGAGATACGCTCGAAGAGGGGCGTCCTGTACGATGCGGATGCCGTGGACGCCTGCCTGTCGTTGCTCGAAGAGAGGCCGGATATTCTGGAGCTTTGA
- a CDS encoding DUF2156 domain-containing protein has product MPFDFTPVSRDRAAEYGRLYSLSPRKSSWYSPGSLWGWRNIHGLEWAFEDGLCWIRARDGAFWAPAGEWREIDWEELLHRRFPMGVTFHYVPDGLCEILRGLPGGRIVLREDRSQWEYVYSVRELVELKGNRFSRKRSHFNQFVRSYRYNYKALSGEEVASVLEGQDVWMREQEHTPYLEQEDRAIRDLLGLNPPAERLLAGAIEVDGNMIAYTVAEVIDDDTIVVHFEKALRRFKGAYQAINRLFLKNTAHSFKFVNREEDMDDEGMRVAKMSYHPVDFIKKCVLVWSPA; this is encoded by the coding sequence ATGCCTTTCGATTTTACACCCGTCTCCCGGGATAGGGCCGCCGAGTACGGGAGGCTCTACTCGCTCTCCCCCCGAAAATCCTCGTGGTACTCCCCTGGCAGCCTGTGGGGCTGGAGGAATATCCACGGTCTCGAATGGGCATTCGAGGACGGTCTGTGCTGGATTCGGGCTCGCGACGGCGCCTTCTGGGCGCCCGCGGGCGAGTGGAGAGAGATAGATTGGGAGGAGCTGCTTCACAGGAGGTTCCCGATGGGCGTGACGTTCCATTACGTTCCAGACGGCCTTTGCGAGATCTTGCGCGGGCTTCCGGGAGGAAGAATAGTCCTGAGGGAGGATCGTTCCCAGTGGGAATACGTATACTCGGTAAGGGAGCTAGTGGAGCTGAAGGGAAACAGGTTTTCGCGAAAAAGAAGCCATTTCAACCAGTTTGTCCGCAGCTATCGATATAATTACAAGGCCCTCTCGGGAGAGGAGGTAGCCTCCGTATTGGAGGGACAGGACGTCTGGATGAGGGAACAGGAGCACACACCCTACCTTGAGCAGGAGGACAGGGCGATCAGGGATCTCTTGGGTCTGAATCCACCTGCCGAGAGGCTTCTGGCGGGCGCCATTGAGGTCGACGGGAACATGATAGCCTACACGGTGGCAGAGGTCATCGACGACGACACGATAGTCGTTCATTTCGAGAAGGCTTTGAGGCGATTCAAGGGGGCGTACCAGGCTATAAACAGGCTCTTCCTCAAGAACACGGCTCACTCGTTCAAGTTCGTGAACCGAGAGGAGGATATGGACGACGAGGGAATGAGGGTTGCCAAGATGTCCTATCATCCGGTGGATTTTATAAAAAAATGCGTGTTGGTCTGGTCACCCGCGTGA
- a CDS encoding DtxR family transcriptional regulator, translating to MSVSSRSEDYLEAIFAIEVSGREATITDLASALGVTKATTVSAVRRLVDASFATQERYGTPSLTDEGRKRALEIFRRHEHLTFLFHEVLGFEPERAMSLACVMEHELDEESERRILGFVDYIAEARREGCPWVAELLSAMGDERKLSRPLAMLDDGGCGVVSRVTAGGLLRRKLFDAGFVPGSEVCRFAASESGEELLLSVDGDPKELRKKEAVSVWICPVAEPLSADRRTCASEEGEG from the coding sequence ATGTCCGTATCGTCCCGTAGCGAGGACTATTTGGAGGCGATCTTTGCCATCGAGGTGTCTGGAAGAGAGGCTACTATCACCGATCTGGCGAGCGCGCTAGGCGTGACGAAGGCGACCACGGTATCGGCGGTGCGAAGGCTGGTCGATGCCTCCTTCGCAACGCAGGAGAGGTACGGCACCCCGTCTCTGACTGATGAGGGCAGGAAGCGGGCACTGGAGATCTTCCGCAGACACGAGCATTTGACATTTCTGTTTCACGAGGTTCTCGGCTTCGAGCCGGAGCGGGCCATGTCCCTCGCGTGCGTGATGGAGCACGAGCTGGACGAGGAGTCGGAGAGGCGGATTCTCGGCTTTGTGGACTACATCGCCGAGGCTCGCAGAGAGGGGTGCCCGTGGGTCGCCGAGCTTCTGTCGGCCATGGGTGACGAGAGGAAGCTGTCGAGGCCCCTGGCCATGCTGGACGACGGTGGGTGCGGTGTGGTGTCCCGGGTGACGGCGGGAGGGCTTCTCCGCAGGAAACTTTTCGACGCGGGTTTCGTCCCAGGCTCGGAGGTCTGCCGATTCGCCGCCTCCGAGTCGGGCGAGGAGCTTCTGCTGTCAGTGGACGGAGATCCGAAGGAGTTGCGCAAGAAGGAGGCCGTTTCAGTTTGGATATGCCCGGTGGCAGAGCCGCTCTCGGCGGACCGCCGAACATGTGCGAGCGAGGAAGGAGAGGGTTGA
- a CDS encoding ferrous iron transport protein A yields the protein MAISCSGCSGGKERALSSLEIGEGGVVSRIAAEGGLKRRILEMGLVPGTTIRMERKAPLNDPVSVWFRGYELSLRVDEADSVLIRPSGCAGCPQ from the coding sequence ATGGCTATATCGTGCAGCGGCTGCAGCGGTGGAAAGGAGAGGGCTCTGAGCTCCCTGGAGATAGGCGAGGGCGGTGTTGTCTCCAGGATAGCGGCCGAAGGAGGGCTAAAGCGGCGGATACTCGAGATGGGGCTGGTACCGGGGACGACGATTCGGATGGAGAGGAAGGCGCCGCTGAACGACCCGGTTTCCGTCTGGTTCAGGGGGTACGAGCTGAGCCTGAGGGTCGACGAGGCGGATTCAGTGCTTATCCGTCCCTCCGGGTGCGCGGGGTGCCCTCAATGA